GATTAAGGGGGTCTACTTTAACTATCTTGGTAGAATTCATATCTTGAGTTTTATTCTTTTAATTTTAGACTGCATTTCTTTTTTGTAAACCATGAGTTTTGCCTGTATTTTCTTATCGGCAATGCCTAAAATCTCTAAGGCAAATATGGCGGCGTTTTTAGCGCCTGCCTTACCTATACTCATAGAAGCTACCGGAATGCCTGAAGGCATCTGCACCGTTGATAACAACGAATCCAGGCCCTTGAGGCTCTTTGTCTCAATGGGTATGCCGATAACCGGTAAAGTGGTATGAGCCGCGATTACCCCGGCCAAGGCTGCAGCGCCTCCGGCAGCAGCGATAAAAACTCTTATGCCTCTTTTAGGCGCTTCTTCTACGTATCGGGCTAATTCTTGGGGCGTCCTGTGCGCGGACAGAACCCTAACCTCAAAACTTACCCTGAATTTCTTTAATAAATCTATCGCCTCTTTTACTATCTCTAAATCCGACTGACTGCCCATGATTATACTTATCGGTTTACGCATTATGCCTCCATTTCTAATTTTAACATTTTAACATTCAAACATTAAAACTTTCAAACTAAAATGGCTTTCCCCCCGATATCGCGACGATAATGCATCCCCTCAAAATGAATCTTCCCTACTGCCTGGTATGTCTTGTCAATGGCATCTTTTATATTATTACCTAAACCCGTTACCCCTAACACCCTTCCTCCGTTAGTAATATATTTATCTGACAACTTCTTCGTGCCGGCGTGAAATACGACTACGTCTTTAACCTTTGCGGCGTCTTCTAAACCAGAAATCTCTTTTCCTTTTTCATAATTACCCGGGTATCCGCCTGATGCGCAGACCACGCAGACACAGGCGCGGTTATCCCACTTCAGGCCCTGGAAACGGGATAATTTTCCCTCGCTGGCAGCCAGCATCACTTCTACTAAGTCCGACTGCATCCGGGGTAATATCGCCTCTGTCTCAGGATCGCCGAAACGCACGTTAAACTCCAGGGTCTTCGGGCCATCTTTAGTAATCATTACGCCGGCGTACAAAACGCCTTTATAAATAATGCCTTCTTTGGCTAAACCGCCTATAGTCCTATAGATAATCTTATCTAAAATTTCCAGTAATAATTCTTTTGTTACTACCGGGGCAGGCGAATATGCCCCCATACCTCCCGTATTGGCGCCCTTATCGTCATCAAAAATTCTTTTATGGTCCTGGCTAGAGGCTAAGGCAATAACCTTATGGGGATCAGTAATCACCAGGATAGAAGCCTCCTGCCCCTCTAAACAATCTTCAATGATGACTTTATTCCCGGCAGGGCCAAAAATCTTTTCTTCCAGTATGGAGGATACTGCCTGCTTTGCTTCATCTGGAGTCTTAGCCACTACTACGCCCTTACCTTGGGCCAGGCCGTCTGCTTTTATTACGCAGGGCCCGCCTACCTTCTCGATATATTTCTTTGCTTCTGAGGCATCGGTGAAAATTTTAAAATCTGCGGTAGGAACATGATATTTAGCCATCAGCTCTTTGGCAAAAACCTTGCTTGCCTCTAATTGCGCTGCGGCTTTAGGGGGGCCGAATATCTTTAATTTATAATTACTGAACTCATCAACTATCCCGGCGGCCAGAGGCGCCTCCGGACCGACGACGGTTAAGCCTATCTTTTCTTTTCTGGCAAAATCCAATAAGGACGCCGTATCTTCTGCTTTAATCTCCAGGCACTCGGCGAGATTCGCGATACCGCCGTTTCCGGGCGCGCAGAAAATCTTATCTGCCAGCTTGGACTGAGCAATCTTCCAGACTAAGGCGTGTTCCCTGCCGCCTGAACCAATAACTAAAACTCTCATAACTGGTTATATTATTCTAATTTAGTTCCGTCCCAGGGACAGAATTTGTAAGCGCCGCTTATTTTTTCGCCACAGGTAGGACAAATCTTAGATGGCAACAATGAACCCAGGGGCAATTTCCATCTAAACTCTCTCTCGTCTAATTTTACTAAGAATATTCCGTCTTTTTTGGCATCCGCAATACTCCGGCCCTCTTTGTTCTGACCAGGAAAGAGAAAAAAATGCATATTCTGACCGATTGGTCCGAAGTTATTTGCCCATGCCGGCTTCATCATGGCCAATAAACCCTTAATATCTGCATTAATCTCTTCTTCGCCTAAAGGTAAATATTTATTACCTGCGCTATCAATAACACTTAGATTACCGCGAATCTCTGCTTCGGTTTTATAGGTAACCGTCCCGAAGCTACCCATATTTCCGTCAACTGCCGCTACCAGCGTATATGGCCTAAAGACTTTAAGAAAATCATCGATCTGGGCAGGGGTCATGCTCGGATTCTGGGTGAAGCTTGCCTGCCAGTATTCTTCAGGGATCCACCAGATAAAGGTCATCTCGCCTGGTTTATCTGAGCGCTTCTGAGTCTCCTGGCCTAAGGCATTCAGATCTACCTGCTCTGTCTGGGCAAAAGAAGATACCCCGGCTGCGGCCAGAAAGAATGCCACGGCGATAAAACAGCGGCAAATTATTTTTTTCATTCCCTACCTCCTCAAAAGCCTATAATATTCTTACCTGTCTCCTGCCTTTAATTATCTCCCCAATAACCCAGGAACGTAGGTGGGATTTTTCTAAAGCGGATTTTATCCTGGATACGCTCTTTGGCTTAACTATTAAAACCATGCCAATACCCATATTAAAAGTTCGGTACATTTCCTCTTGTGGCACATTGCCCTTTTTCTGCATTAGCCGGAAAATCTCCAGGGCTCTCCAGGAATCCTTGTCTATAACTACATCTACACCCCCCGGAATAACTCTGGCAATTTTATTGTAAAAAGCGCCGCCGGTGATGTGCGCTATCCCTGTAACCTGTAACCTGTAACCTGTAACCTGTAACAACGATAAAATGGGCTTGACATAAATACGCGTAGGTTTCAGTAATTCCTTATGCATACGCTTTAATTTATTTTCAGAAAAGATCTTCCTGACTAAAGAATAGCCGTTAGAGTGTATGCCGCTGGATTCTAAGCCGATAACTTTATCCCCGGGTGAGATTCTAGAGCCGTCAATAATCTTTTCTCTCTCTACCACCCCCACGCAAAAACCGGCGACGTCATAATCTCCGGCATTATACATCCCCGGCATCTGGGCAGTTTCACCGCCCACCAAAGAACAACCTGCCTGGATACAGCCGTTATTTATACCCTTGACTACGTCAAAGAGCACACCTGTCTCTAATTTGCTGTAAGCAATATAATCTAAGAAAAACAGAGGTTCTGCGCCGACGCATAATATATCGTTGACGTTCATAGCTACGGCGTCAATGCCTATTGTATCGTGTTTATTGGCCAGGATGGCAATCTTTAATTTTGTGCCTACTCCGTCAGAAGAAGAGACCAGGACCGGGTCTTTGTATTTTTCTTTGGGGAACCTGAAAAAACTACCGAAACCGCCGATGTCTTTTAGGACTTCTTTACGGAAAGACTTCCTGGCTAAAGTTTTCAACCGGCCCTTGAAGGCATCGGCCTTTTGGATATCTACGCCTGATTTTTGATAGGTCAAGCTCCTCATGGATGCCTCCCGGTCCAGCAATACAAACAGATCTTTTCTTTAGGCAGGCCTATGGCAGAAATCATATCATTGAGCCTCTGGTATTTCAAAGTAGTTGCGCCCAAATCTTTGGTAATCCACTCTACCAACTTCTTATGCTTGGAAGAATTCTCATCCAGGTATTCTTTAATGTCCTTTATATCTTTGCCTTCTATTGCCTTTATCGCCCGGCGCGCCACCAGTTCCTGTATGCTGCGCGTAGAATAATTGAATTTACAGGGAAACATCAACGGCGGACAGGCAATCCTCAGGTGTATTTCTTTTACCGCGCATTCCTTGAGTTTCTGGATGGTATAATTTTTCAGTTGCGTGCCCCTGACAATGGAGTCGTCGCAACAGACAATACTTTTGCCATTGATTATTTCCGGGATAGGGATAAGTTTCATCTTGGCAATCAGGTCGCGCCTCTCCTGCGAAGCCGGCGTGTAACTACGGTCAAATCCCGGCGTATATTTTACCAGCGGCCTGCGAAAAGGGACCTTGGATTCCATGGCATAACCGATGGCATGTGTTGTCCCTGAATCCGGGATGCCTGAAACGATATCTGCCTTAATGTTATCGCGCTTGGCCAGGAACCTACCACATCTTTCCCTGACTACCTCCACGGTTATACCCTCATAAGAGGAACCGGGAAACCCTGTATATATCCATAAAAAGGAACAGATTTGATTTGTGTTATCGCCTTTGCGCTTAGATTTTAAACCGGATTCATCCAACAAAATAACCTCTCCCGGCTGGATATATTTTATGGTCTTAAATCCTAAATTCCCAAAAGCCGTAGTCTCCGTAGTTACCGCATAGTCTTTGCCCCTCTGGCCCAAAGCTAAAGGCGTATAACCATACCTGTCCCTGGCAGCATAAATCCCTTCCTTGTTTAACAAAAGCAAAGAACAGGAACCGTCAATCTTGGAGAACATATATTCAATACCACTCATGATAGTCTTCTCGCGGATGATCAATTTTGCCACCAGCTCCGTTAAATTAATCCTTCCGTCGGTCACTTCACTGAAGGATTTGCCCTCCTTAAAGAGCTCTTTAGCTAACTCATCGGCATTATCAATAAAGCCGTTAGTCATAATGGCAAAGGGCCCGAACTTAGAGTTAACGCATACGGGCTGTTCGTCCCTGGCGCTGATTACGCCTATGCCTTTATTGCCCGGCATCTTCTTGTAATCTTCGTAAAACTTTGCCTTGAACTGGCTTCCTCTAATATCGTGAATTTTACGGCTTAAACCTTCACTGCCATAGACTGCCAGGCCCGCAAATTGCGTGCCCAGATGCGAATGGTAATCCGTGCCATAAAAAAGGTCTTCCAGGCAATCACTCTTGGAGACCACGCCAAAAATACCGCTCATATTACCCCCTTTAAAAGTTTTTCCTTATATATTCTACCCCGTTTCTAAATATTTGTAAACCATCTCCTTCGCTTTTCTTCTTTGCTGTCTGCCATTTCCGGGGATGCTGGAAGGCTTCGATGTGCCTCTCCGGATGAGGCATAAGCCCTAAAATCCTGCCGCTATCGTCAATAATCCCGGCAATATTATCCTGCGAGCCGTTAGGGTTATATGGATAGCCCGTAGATCTTCCTTGTTCATCGCAATACTGAAAAACAATCTGGTTATTATCTCTAATCCTCTGTAAAACTGCTTTATCCTTAGTAATAAACTTCCCTTCGCCATGCGCCACGGGCAGGTAAATTATTTCCGGTAGATTTTTTGTCCAAATGCATTTATTTTGGGATTTGGGATTTGGGATTTGGGATTTCTTTAGATACACCCAGCGGTCCTCAAATTTACCCGAATCGTTGATCACAAGCGAAGCCTCCTGCGTTAATTCATTATTGCCGGGCAATAGGCCGCTTTTTACCAGGACCTGAAAACCGTTACAGATACCGATGATTATCTTGCCTTCCTGGATAAATTTTTTTATATCGCCTGTTAATTTATGCCTTAGTTCATTGGCTAAAATTTTTCCCGCAGCGATATCGTCTCCGTAAGTAAAGCCTCCGGGTATAGCTAAAATCTGATAATCCCTAAGGCGCTTTCTTAGTCTGATGAGGCTATTAATATGCAAAAGCTCGATAGCTGCTCCCGCCTTATGAAAGGCAAAAGCTGTCTCTCGGTCGCAATTAGTACCGGCGGTTCTTAAGATACAGGCCTTAGGTTTTTTCATAGAATCTATCTATGACGCCCACTGCTTCTTTGGGGCTGTCTACTACTTTAAAAATGTTTAAATCCTCCTTACTGATATTGCCGTTTTTCAATACCGTGTCTTTAAGCCAGCTCAGCATGCCCTCCCAATATTCGCTGCCAAATAATACCACGGGAAACTTAGAAATCCTCAACGTCTGGATAAGATTGATGGCCTCGGTAAATTCATCTAAAGTGCCGTAGCCTCCGGGCATAATCACAAAGGCCTTGGCGTATTTGACAAACATGACTTTACGCACGAAAAAATAACGGAAATCTAAAAGCGTATCCACGTAACTATTAGGTTTCTGCTCGCTGGGAATCTGGATATTCAAGCCTACGGAACGGCCGCCGGCCCTCTTTGCGCCTTTATTGGCTGCCTCCATAATACCCGGGCCGCTACCGGTAATGACGGCATAGCCTTTTTTCGCCAGAAGATAGGCGAGCTCTTCGGCGAGCTTATAATATTTATCCTTCGGGCTCATACGGCTTGAGCCGAATATGGAAACCGCCTTGCCTATCCTGGAAAGAATCTCAAAACCGTCTACAAATTCAGACATGATGCGGAAGACCCGCCAGGGGTCTTCCTGGGTAAAATCGTCTTTAATAATAACTTTTGTTTTTTTCATCCTACCACCTCAATGGTTTTTGCCAGGCCTCTTTTAATGCCCCAAGTTCGGCTTTCAGGCAGACCTTATTATCCAATCCATAAACCTTAAACTCTTTATTTTTATTCACGCAACCGATTAAGCCGAAAGGGACGCCTTTCAAAATCTTCTCAAATACTTTCTGTTTTTTCTTTTCTACCTCCACGATAAAACGTGAATTTGACTCTGAAAATAGAATATAATCATTTCTCAAGTTTGGTCGTTGGTCGTTGGTCGTTGGTCGTTGGTCATATGGCACTTCCTTTAAGAATATCTCCATCCCTAATCCGCCGGAAAAAGCCATCTCTGCCGCAGCAACGCCTATGCCGCCTTCTGAACAATCATGCATGGCTTTAATCAGGCCTAACGAAGATGCCCTGCTTAATGCCTCAAAGGTCAACCTTGCCTCACTGGGAAATACCTTAGGCACATCATTACCTATAAAACCTAATGTATCATAATAATGCGAGCCCCCTAATTCATCATAAGTAGGGCCGGCTATATAAATTAAATCACCTGCTTCTCTGGCATACGTGGAGATGGCCTTTTCGGTATCTTCCATTACTGCGATTGCGGAAATCAAAAGTGTCCCCGGTATAGCCATAGATTTGTTTTTTACGGCGTATTCGTTGTTAAGGCTGTCTTTACCGGAAATAAAAGGCGCCCCGAAGGCCTTGGCAATATCGTAACAGCCGTAGGCTGCCCTGACCAGGCCCCCTAACCTATCCGGTTTGTCGGGATTACCCCAGCAGAAATTATCCAAGAGCGCCACTTCTTTTAATGAGCCACCGACGGCAATAACCTGGCGCAGGGCCTCGTCAATACACCCGGCAGCCATCCAGTAAGGGTCAATAAAACCAAACCTGAAGTTTATGCCGTTGGAAACGATGACGCCTTTTTTAGAATTTAAAATCGGCTTAACCACGCTAGCATCGGCAGGGCCGTCATTAGCAATGCCGACCAGGGGTTTTAAAACCGAGCCTCCCTGCACCTCATGGTCGTATTGCCTGATAACCCATTCCTTAGAACAGACGTCATAATGAGAAAGTAATTGTAAGAGGCAGGGCGTAAGGTTCCTAGGACAGCTAAACTCCGGTTCTCTGTGTTTAGGCTGGATGAATACGGCTTTTTTTTCTATTTCCGGCAGGCCCTCATGCAAGAACTGCATATCCAAATCACAGGTTAAACTGTCTTTATAGTAAAGTTTTAACCCTCGGCTACCGGTAAATTCTCCGATAACCGTGGCCTCAACATCTTCTTTATGAAAAACATCCATAAGGGCACCGAGCTTTCCCTTAGGGACCGACAGCACCATCCTTTCCTGCGATTCCGAAATCCAGATTTCGGTGTAAGAGAGGCCGGAATATTTTAAAGGGACTTTATCCAAGTCTATACGGGCCCCTAAATCGCTCCCCATTTCTCCGACAGCGCTGGATAAGCCTCCTGCGCCGCAGTCGGTAATCGCATTATACAGATTTCTATCGCGGGCCTGTAATATCGTATCTACCATCTTTTTTTCCTGGATAGGATTGCCGATCTGCACTGCGCCGCTGGATATCTTTTCGGATTCATGCGTCAATTCTCCCGAAGAAAAGGTAGCCCCGTGTATCCCGTCCCTGCCTGTCCTGCCTCCTACTACTACCACGAAATCACCTTTTTTTACCTGTTTAAACGATTTATCTTTAGGCAGGATACCCGCGGTTCCGCAGTAAACTAAAGGGTTACCTGTAAAACCTTCATGGAAGAGTATTGCGCCGTTTACCGTCGGAATGCCCATTTTATTTCCGTAGTCACGTACGCCCGAAACTACGCCCTTCATTATGCGCTTAGGGTGCAGCGTGCCGGTTGGCAGCTTGCTAAAAGGATAATCAGGCGGTCCAAAACAAAAAACATCGGTATTCAAAAAAGGCCTTGCGCCTAAACCCGTACCTAAAGGGTCACGGATTACCCCGCCTATACCTGTGTTCGCGCCGCCAAAAGGCTCCAGGGCCGACGGATGATTATGCGTTTCTACTTTAAAACAGACATTGTATTTATCGTCGAACCTGATCACTCCGGAATTATCCTGAAACACAGAGACACACCAGGGCTTATCCAATTCTTTAGTCACCTTCATTATCGTGGATTTAAGAAGATTATTTATTAATTTTGGCGTTAGGTTTTTGGTGTTAGGTTTTTGGTGTTTATCCTGACACCTCTCATAATATTTTATCTTACCGCGAAACGTCTTATGCCCGCAGTGCTCAGACCATGTCTGGGCAATAGTTTCTAATTCACAGTCAGTGGGGTTACGTTTTAATTTTTTGAAGTAATTCTTTATCTGCTGCATCTCCGTCACATTCAAAAATAGCTGCCCATCCTGAGAGATTCTCTTCAACCTCTCGCTTGAGGCACCCAATAAATCTACGGTGATTAAATTAAACCGGTAGCTTGATTGCGCGACGGACGAAGGGCGGCGGGCGGCGGACGAAGGATTAACAATATGCTGGATTAATTTATTATAAAGCAGCTTCTCGGAAACCGTCTTTAACTGGTGGCGGTTGAGCCTGCCTTTGATAATATATTTTTTGGCAGTCCTTATTGATTCTACCCCTTCTATGCCGAGATCTCTTATTCCTTTTAACACGGATTCTTCGGCGGGATCCATTACGCCCGTATTATAAGCTATTTCTATAGTGTGGTATTGCTTGGGGTCGCGGATAAGCGGCAGGAGGTTAAAGTCCTGGGTAATTTTATCTGCCAGCAGTTCTTGCGAAATCAGTCTTATTTTTTCCTCGGCTACCCTGCCTTCAATGGCATAAACCTGCACAAAACGGACCTCTTCCACAGAATTTATCCCGAGGTCGCGGATATCCCTTTCGATGCCGCTGCCGACGGCATCAAAGATACCCGGTTTATCGCTTACTTCAATGTGCCAAAGCATAAAGTTTTTAAAGATAGGGGGGTTATTTCGCGGCGGGTCTTAATTATAACCCGACTTTTCGGAAAATCTTATTTACGTTACGCAGATAATAATCTAAATCAAAAATCTCATTTAACGCCTTCCGGTTGAGATAGCATAAAACTTCTTTATCCCTTAAAAGCGCTTCTTTAAAGTCCAGACTCTCCTTCCAAGACTTCATGGCATTCCTCTGTACCAGCTCATAAGCCTTCATGCGGACGATGCCTTTATCCATCAATGCCAGAAGGACCCTCTGGGAAAAAATCAGGCCTCTCGTTTTTACTAAATTCGCCAGCATATTTTCCGGATAAACCACCAATCCCTCTATAACCTCAATAAATTTATTCAGCATATAATCTAAGGCAAGGGTAGAATCCGGTATGATTATCCGCTCTACGGAAGAATGGCTGATATCGCGTTCATGCCACAAAGCCACATTTTCCATCGCTGCCAGGGCATTGCCGCGTAAAAGACGGGCCAGCCCGCAGATGCGTTCGCAGATAACAGGGTTACGCTTATGCGGCATGGCAGATGAACCCTTCTGTCCCTTACCAAAAGGCTCTTCCGCCTCTAAGACTTCTGTTCTCTGTAAATGCCTGATTTCAGTGGCAAACTTTTCTAAACTTGCGCCAATAACAGCTAAGGTAGCCATATATTGGGCATATACATCTCTTTGTATAACCTGGGTAGCAATGCGCGCGGGTTTAAGTCCAAGTTTCCCACAGGCATAGGCCTCTACTTCAGGAGAAACATTGGCATAGGTACCGACTGCTCCGGAAATCTTACCGACTGCTACTTCTTCTTTTGCCAGTTTAAGGCGCTCTAAATTGCGCCTGGTCTCATCAAACCAAAGAGCGAATTTTAGGCCGAAGGTAGTAGGTTCTGCGTGCACCCCGTGGGTCCTGCCGATACAAACCATCTCCTTATATCTCTTGGCTTTCTTAGCAAGCAGATTAAGCAGATTGCTTAAGTCATTGAGTAATATATCCGAGGCTGCTTTCAGCTGTACCCCTAAAGTTGTATCCAAAAGGTCGGAAGAAGTCAGGCCAAGATGCAGGTATTTGGCATCCGTCCCAATATATTGTGCCACGTTAGCCACAAATGCCACTATATCGTGTTGCGTCTTGGTTTCTATTTTCTTAATCTGGCTTAGGTTAAACTTTGCTTTTTTCCTGACTCTCTTCGCCACATCTTGCGGGATTTTCTTTTCTTTAGCGAGGGCTTCTAGGGTGAGTATTTCTATATCCAGCATGGTTTTGAATTTAAACTCATCCTGCCAGATACTATTCATCTTGGGTAGGGTATATCTTTCGATCATATCTCCTCCTTAGTGCAGAGAGGATTATTATAA
This window of the Candidatus Omnitrophota bacterium genome carries:
- a CDS encoding TIGR00730 family Rossman fold protein, with the translated sequence MKKTKVIIKDDFTQEDPWRVFRIMSEFVDGFEILSRIGKAVSIFGSSRMSPKDKYYKLAEELAYLLAKKGYAVITGSGPGIMEAANKGAKRAGGRSVGLNIQIPSEQKPNSYVDTLLDFRYFFVRKVMFVKYAKAFVIMPGGYGTLDEFTEAINLIQTLRISKFPVVLFGSEYWEGMLSWLKDTVLKNGNISKEDLNIFKVVDSPKEAVGVIDRFYEKT
- the purB gene encoding adenylosuccinate lyase; the encoded protein is MIERYTLPKMNSIWQDEFKFKTMLDIEILTLEALAKEKKIPQDVAKRVRKKAKFNLSQIKKIETKTQHDIVAFVANVAQYIGTDAKYLHLGLTSSDLLDTTLGVQLKAASDILLNDLSNLLNLLAKKAKRYKEMVCIGRTHGVHAEPTTFGLKFALWFDETRRNLERLKLAKEEVAVGKISGAVGTYANVSPEVEAYACGKLGLKPARIATQVIQRDVYAQYMATLAVIGASLEKFATEIRHLQRTEVLEAEEPFGKGQKGSSAMPHKRNPVICERICGLARLLRGNALAAMENVALWHERDISHSSVERIIIPDSTLALDYMLNKFIEVIEGLVVYPENMLANLVKTRGLIFSQRVLLALMDKGIVRMKAYELVQRNAMKSWKESLDFKEALLRDKEVLCYLNRKALNEIFDLDYYLRNVNKIFRKVGL
- the purD gene encoding phosphoribosylamine--glycine ligase, whose translation is MRVLVIGSGGREHALVWKIAQSKLADKIFCAPGNGGIANLAECLEIKAEDTASLLDFARKEKIGLTVVGPEAPLAAGIVDEFSNYKLKIFGPPKAAAQLEASKVFAKELMAKYHVPTADFKIFTDASEAKKYIEKVGGPCVIKADGLAQGKGVVVAKTPDEAKQAVSSILEEKIFGPAGNKVIIEDCLEGQEASILVITDPHKVIALASSQDHKRIFDDDKGANTGGMGAYSPAPVVTKELLLEILDKIIYRTIGGLAKEGIIYKGVLYAGVMITKDGPKTLEFNVRFGDPETEAILPRMQSDLVEVMLAASEGKLSRFQGLKWDNRACVCVVCASGGYPGNYEKGKEISGLEDAAKVKDVVVFHAGTKKLSDKYITNGGRVLGVTGLGNNIKDAIDKTYQAVGKIHFEGMHYRRDIGGKAILV
- the purM gene encoding phosphoribosylformylglycinamidine cyclo-ligase; protein product: MRSLTYQKSGVDIQKADAFKGRLKTLARKSFRKEVLKDIGGFGSFFRFPKEKYKDPVLVSSSDGVGTKLKIAILANKHDTIGIDAVAMNVNDILCVGAEPLFFLDYIAYSKLETGVLFDVVKGINNGCIQAGCSLVGGETAQMPGMYNAGDYDVAGFCVGVVEREKIIDGSRISPGDKVIGLESSGIHSNGYSLVRKIFSENKLKRMHKELLKPTRIYVKPILSLLQVTGYRLQVTGIAHITGGAFYNKIARVIPGGVDVVIDKDSWRALEIFRLMQKKGNVPQEEMYRTFNMGIGMVLIVKPKSVSRIKSALEKSHLRSWVIGEIIKGRRQVRIL
- a CDS encoding amidophosphoribosyltransferase: MSGIFGVVSKSDCLEDLFYGTDYHSHLGTQFAGLAVYGSEGLSRKIHDIRGSQFKAKFYEDYKKMPGNKGIGVISARDEQPVCVNSKFGPFAIMTNGFIDNADELAKELFKEGKSFSEVTDGRINLTELVAKLIIREKTIMSGIEYMFSKIDGSCSLLLLNKEGIYAARDRYGYTPLALGQRGKDYAVTTETTAFGNLGFKTIKYIQPGEVILLDESGLKSKRKGDNTNQICSFLWIYTGFPGSSYEGITVEVVRERCGRFLAKRDNIKADIVSGIPDSGTTHAIGYAMESKVPFRRPLVKYTPGFDRSYTPASQERRDLIAKMKLIPIPEIINGKSIVCCDDSIVRGTQLKNYTIQKLKECAVKEIHLRIACPPLMFPCKFNYSTRSIQELVARRAIKAIEGKDIKDIKEYLDENSSKHKKLVEWITKDLGATTLKYQRLNDMISAIGLPKEKICLYCWTGRHP
- the purE gene encoding 5-(carboxyamino)imidazole ribonucleotide mutase, whose translation is MRKPISIIMGSQSDLEIVKEAIDLLKKFRVSFEVRVLSAHRTPQELARYVEEAPKRGIRVFIAAAGGAAALAGVIAAHTTLPVIGIPIETKSLKGLDSLLSTVQMPSGIPVASMSIGKAGAKNAAIFALEILGIADKKIQAKLMVYKKEMQSKIKRIKLKI
- the purQ gene encoding phosphoribosylformylglycinamidine synthase I — its product is MKKPKACILRTAGTNCDRETAFAFHKAGAAIELLHINSLIRLRKRLRDYQILAIPGGFTYGDDIAAGKILANELRHKLTGDIKKFIQEGKIIIGICNGFQVLVKSGLLPGNNELTQEASLVINDSGKFEDRWVYLKKSQIPNPKSQNKCIWTKNLPEIIYLPVAHGEGKFITKDKAVLQRIRDNNQIVFQYCDEQGRSTGYPYNPNGSQDNIAGIIDDSGRILGLMPHPERHIEAFQHPRKWQTAKKKSEGDGLQIFRNGVEYIRKNF
- the purL gene encoding phosphoribosylformylglycinamidine synthase subunit PurL — encoded protein: MLWHIEVSDKPGIFDAVGSGIERDIRDLGINSVEEVRFVQVYAIEGRVAEEKIRLISQELLADKITQDFNLLPLIRDPKQYHTIEIAYNTGVMDPAEESVLKGIRDLGIEGVESIRTAKKYIIKGRLNRHQLKTVSEKLLYNKLIQHIVNPSSAARRPSSVAQSSYRFNLITVDLLGASSERLKRISQDGQLFLNVTEMQQIKNYFKKLKRNPTDCELETIAQTWSEHCGHKTFRGKIKYYERCQDKHQKPNTKNLTPKLINNLLKSTIMKVTKELDKPWCVSVFQDNSGVIRFDDKYNVCFKVETHNHPSALEPFGGANTGIGGVIRDPLGTGLGARPFLNTDVFCFGPPDYPFSKLPTGTLHPKRIMKGVVSGVRDYGNKMGIPTVNGAILFHEGFTGNPLVYCGTAGILPKDKSFKQVKKGDFVVVVGGRTGRDGIHGATFSSGELTHESEKISSGAVQIGNPIQEKKMVDTILQARDRNLYNAITDCGAGGLSSAVGEMGSDLGARIDLDKVPLKYSGLSYTEIWISESQERMVLSVPKGKLGALMDVFHKEDVEATVIGEFTGSRGLKLYYKDSLTCDLDMQFLHEGLPEIEKKAVFIQPKHREPEFSCPRNLTPCLLQLLSHYDVCSKEWVIRQYDHEVQGGSVLKPLVGIANDGPADASVVKPILNSKKGVIVSNGINFRFGFIDPYWMAAGCIDEALRQVIAVGGSLKEVALLDNFCWGNPDKPDRLGGLVRAAYGCYDIAKAFGAPFISGKDSLNNEYAVKNKSMAIPGTLLISAIAVMEDTEKAISTYAREAGDLIYIAGPTYDELGGSHYYDTLGFIGNDVPKVFPSEARLTFEALSRASSLGLIKAMHDCSEGGIGVAAAEMAFSGGLGMEIFLKEVPYDQRPTTNDQRPNLRNDYILFSESNSRFIVEVEKKKQKVFEKILKGVPFGLIGCVNKNKEFKVYGLDNKVCLKAELGALKEAWQKPLRW